Part of the Quercus lobata isolate SW786 chromosome 6, ValleyOak3.0 Primary Assembly, whole genome shotgun sequence genome, AAGAtagccctctctctctcttagaaagacttttgtaatcctccctttattttgtaatcttgtaacccttcCCTTCAGACAGACataatcttgtaacctttcagacatattttattttgtaatcttgtaataAAGATAgaagtttgttttcaagttttatcaaaGACAAAACtttttattcaagtaagattttactagtttctgttttcatattccatattcCGTTTTAACctattttgaatatatctattttgttgtttcttctttatcatctattttatcattgtttatgcttccatATTACTGCTACTAAAATGAATCATTTCGAAGAATATGAACCATTTTGAAACATTAGGCAAATGTTGAGGACTAAATGTGTAATTAACCCAAAACTTAAtcataaacaacaacaataataataaccaaaatttaatcccaaaattttggagttggTTATAAATCTTCATATGACTAATTAGAGTTAatcacatgtattctttttcattattatattcTATCTGAAATCATAGTCTCTATTATATAtctctgtaaggttgaatttattcaaccatcttattggctttattccgtgccaaatttgcttgtatttcagcatttagtaaccctgtatttagatgggcttgttgtaagggtagtgagtgagatagagtgaagtttgctcaagagtgtgcaagaaaatagagactcgcggcttggcctcgcgggtgactcgcggctacaaGCCGCTAAACGCAacacatgtgccaagcatgccagaaggtgaacagtcatgctagctggagcactacaggacaaaacaggacaactggttatacggttatctcgcgactggatctcgtgactcagtcaagtcgcgaggccaagccgcgagccagccctgttttgaaaaacctaacgtttcacattcctctctcaccctagtatatataccccttatacccacaaaagaaagggagcttccagagagaattttgagagagaaaccctagagtaaaacaagattgattcatctacaatctttacataagtgcctctccaaatttctcaactctcttcctctccattgccaAACCCTTGAGaagctttttaccaaaaccttgttctcaccatatccattactgtgagaggactgtttggtgttctgggaagcagttaggaaggaaccaatcttcattggttgatgctatggtctagtagcggaatccgagaagctagaaaagaaaaaggttcggcgtaacctcgttggagcaagaagtttggagggcttaggtgcactgggtagattaggcttggagagtctattgttgtccatgtatcccaactacattttttagtggattgtttaccgcttggagggcggcggagaggttttatgccgagggcttcggtttcctcttcgataacacatcgcgtgttgtctttgtgtttgcatcttccttcccttttatctttaccttttattatttgctgtgggttgtgattttaatttggcttagatagtttttccaattccatattataacttatgttaattttccacacactagttgtttgacataatgcttgaattagttaagttgtaatttgggggtctaaacgttcaagggtgtttatacacatatttgaactttcatttggtatcagagcaggtacacttgttgtggtttaattacctaagtgtgatccttgaccccttgtgtttatttgccatggattgtgctttgtatgtctctttgcatgatttggttggtgatgaatgtaacatgccacgtgtttgtaaaaatgcctctatgagtgttaatcctcataagtgtgatgacatgttatttgaatctatgggtgttgttgacaaactcttgaagaaaaatgctaagaagtttcaaaagaatttgagcaagttattttgtgaaaaggatgatttgattgctaagctcaatgaatccaacaaattggttgaaaagtataaaaaacttgttgaaatttctctttaaaagctgaaagagtttgaatgtttgaatatggacttggatgctaaacttgttttgtctatcaaacttgttgatgatcttaaatgtgaaaataaatctcttaagatgcatgccaagtgtttgattgctgaacctattgttaaaaaggatgaaaatatttgttgcaatcatgttgtggtacccgattttgtgcctagtgtgtgttctaccttaaaggacaaatcggtgtacattcctccacataaaagaaatcaaaaggtggagagaaaggctgttaagtcaaagcctttgtttaggtctcaacctaagattttaaatggatctaagtttgttccaacttgccaccattgcggtgtgattggtcatataagacctcaatgtcataagttgaagagggaacaaaaccatgttgctagatcccttcccaaaaaggcTAATGGACCTAAACACagtgtttgtcaccattgtggtgtctttggttatctaagacctcaatgctctaagtttcatgcttttaaaagaattaaaagaaaagagaaacttgagcttcatggaagttgtgctaaaaagagtaaaccggttttgagtgaaaataacatgttgttaaagaaaatgtttaatgctcttaactccttaactatgtgcatctccggttctcattcttccaacactcgtctcacttctcttaagacactcattccaaacaatcgttccgtttggatgaggaagggttcctatggttgagcttttgctcttttggtccttgatctaattctttagatctttgtaggacctttcatgcattaaatgtcatatcttcatgcactttgtgcatcttgcatttatttgtatgcattgtttcattttttatcttacttttatgttactgttttgtgtgagtaaaaatccaaaaccacataaaaagtaaaaaattcaaaaagtttgatcgtatttgttgagcacatatcacatgtgagtttggccttgtacctttgtacaaatggctttgtgcattttcgagcttagcttgttatttttgcacttatatctttgtgggaaaaatcttgacatctttgtgtgattgttgtaaatcaattttcaattttatcatGAATGATTAATCAAttgtcatgttggttttgatacatgcgtagattTGTGCTTATAtttcttcccactcttttatttttattgtttaaagagctcaataaatgtaaatctcaaaatgaaaagagataatgagctgcaaaagccatcgcacatactagtattcgactaggaaaaagggaaagcgacttatatgaaaatgtatgatgcccaaaagccaaaggcttgtttagcaaattgaaatatcaaaaatttcaggcatcaatctcaaaaattgAGATGTATTGCttaaaatgagttgtattgattcaaaatgatcagatgatatgaattgtaagaagccaaatgaaaagtttcaatcttatgtaatcattttcttgtaggaggtcatatatgttcatttctataattgagatagactacttgacttagtactagttgtgtatgacttgattgaattgatcattgaaacttcactctagactaaggattattccacatttgatatgcacacacaacacacatgcctaatgttcaatgaatgtcttctTCATTTGTCaaattgtacttgtctaaatgtgatgtgtgtgtgctcaattaTATATagttcaatccaaaaagatttttgatcattttatatgtttttggaagtgatttttatcactccttgtgtttatgtttagtatttactttgtttttcattgattaaccatgttctgtattgaaaaactggtgtcagagtttttcgcggctcagctggcgactcgccagtcgcgaaaccccagtagcgagttcatccagaagcttttggcgactcactcgcggcttgctcgcgactcactcatgactcgcgaaaattttcgcaaCTGAACCTCGAGACTCGCGGCTTTCTCGCGACTTACGAAAATTTTCACGACTGAATCTCATGACTCGCCCAGTTGTGAAACGCCcagaaatagctttttaaagggctttttgtgggaaacttgttttaaacctctcccatcctctcttaaacccctctttcactattttttcatcaaaacccaatcaatttgaatggtttttcattccattaacatctctaaggtaattataaactcttttcattgattttgatccttagattatgttttggagagtttttgTGCTATTGCACACAcatttgctacccttgtcatgcattggtatAGACCttacttcttcatcctagcatgtcatgtctacCTTATGCTCTGTAGCATTTTACATtatcttaggtttgagcttcattttctcattcaccTTGctcccctcatgcatcattatcattgttcgttccttcatctcttgccctcgtttctccTTGGCcttttgtctattcctgacaaaaaggaggagagtatactctagagagtataccggagtgatttgtcatttttatatgactcttgtgcacatccttagggggagaaattctatttctcatgcacatttgtagggggagagatattccataagggagatgcatataccaagggggagaatacattgagataataagaaaactttgttttgttttgtttgttttcttgtattgcatcatgtttgtgttttggacatgcatatatccctatgctattatgctccattgaatgcatgttcggatgatcatttgctttgctatgtgatcatcgtaatcatttctatatgactgttttggtgtatgatcaagttgctcacatatttcacatcatgtttacttgatcgcaatttacttatgacattatacttgtcattttattacttgctttaccttaaGGGTCTAATCTGTTTTATGCAAGtatttcaggttacaagtatatatgctCCAAGTGCATCatagcttctcatcactttgaaggggagaaactttaagcacttttagtttatattgtttaagtttatattcagtattttgtggtttgtacccatgttgcttatgtaagcttttagggttatgttttacgcatagtttgtaggttttatggtttgtaccatactTTATGCAaccttttatgttttgtttaaatcagtacttcttctaaatgtcttgcattttgttttaagtactgtcactcttgtgcccttgtaggattgttcctagatgcatatacttagtgtattatgcattagTTGAGTGTTTGGCATGCAAGAgacttgcattgagcttgttagcttgtatgtcctagtgttcattccaagtgtgaatgagcattgtggtcactaccttgtagtgattacttggttgatcaaaccatggtttgtttcttaactccatctttgcttgatcacatattgcttgtttcatatgcatttcacgattttctgcttacaatgatcatggtgtattattgtgtttcaggagtcttatgttcatatgattcaagtgcttcacagcttctagagttaggtgtgagtgagttttgctcaattgttcccaactcacatgttaagtctagagtctgttttagggttttgtcacggaatagccaaagggggagattgtaaggttgaatttattcaaccatcttattggctttattccgtgccaaatttgcttgtatttcagcatttagtaaccttgtatttaggtgggcttgttatAAGGGTAGTAAGtaagatagagtgaagtttgcttaagagtgtgcaagaaaacagagactcgcggcttggcctcgcgggtgactcgcggctgcaagccgccagatgcagcacatgtgccaagcatgccagaaggtgaacaatcatgctagctggagcactacaggacaaaataggacaactggccatacggttatctcgcgactggatctcgtgactcagtcaagtcgcgaggccaagttgcgagccagccctgttttgaaaaacttgacGTTTCAtattcctctctcaccctagtatatataccccttatacccacaaaagaaagggagcttccaaagagaattttgagagagaaacccaagagtaaaataagattgattcatctacaatctttacataagtgtctcttcaaattcctcaactctcttcctctccattcccaaatccttgagaggctttttaccaaaaccttgttctcaccatatccattactgtgagagggctgtttggtgttctgggaagcagttagaaagaaaccaatcttcattggttgatgctatggtctagtggcagaatccgggaagcttaaaaagaaaaaggttcggcgcaacctcgttggaatAAGAAgtttggaaggcttaggtgcactgggtagattaggcttggaaggtctattgctgtccatgtatcccaactatattttctagtggattgtttaccgcttggaaggcggcagagaggttttacgccgagggattcggtttcctcttcgataacacatcgcgtgttgtctttgtgtttgcatcttccttcccttttatctttaccttttattatctactgtgggttgtgattttaatttggcttagatagtttttccaattccatattataacttatgttaattttccgcacactaattgtttgacataatgcttgaattggttaagttgtaatttgggggtctaaacgttcaagggtgtttatacacatatttgaactttcaatctcttttatttttggtttgttgagttattattttcacaatttaCTACTTTTATCAATATCATTTGTAAttctctaccttttttttgTCCATTCAATTTGAAACTCACCATTCCTCACTTGTACATTAATTACTTTCTTTTGCATATTATCAAACATATTAGGATTTTTATTGTTGGCTAATTCTGTgacaaatttacttgtaatttttggggttttgtaaTTGTAATATGTGTTGTGGTAATGGGGGTTGAAAGTTGAAGCTTTTGTTTGTTGTGCAAGATTGAAGACCTTGGTCGAGTGAGAATTAGATAGAAACTCTCAGCAAACACTCACGAGGCCTTCTTAGAGAATAAATTCCAAGATTTGCTTTTAGGAAGGTTTGTATAGCCACCTCAAGCCTAAACCCTACTTCTATTAAACTCTTATTACAACACTATTTTTGAGAGCAGGAAGAACCactgaaaaatgaagaaaaaccttgagagctttgttttttttttttttttttttttttttttaaccatttcagattgaaattttttttgagagattgagtattccaaacacaaaaatcaccTTATTTCTGTTGGAGATTAGGCAAAAGTAGAGAGTTCAAGTACTTAGTTTGACTACGCATATAGGAAGTCGAGTATCGTTTGTACTGCAACAACTTTTAAGTTAATTTGGTGATTTAGGAATGGCACTGGAGTGTTTTTACCAAATGGTTTTCACTTCGTGAATATATGATTGTCTTTGTGTGCGTGTGTTTGCAATTTATTTGCTTTATTGTTTATCCACCATTATTACTTTGTTTGGATCATGACTAAATAAATACTCGGTTTAagttttgattaattaatattgGTAGTAAGCCATTGTAGGGTTTGAACAAcgtttttcaaaacaagatcAACTCTTTCTCATCTTTTCATTAACAAGAgttattttctatctttaagTTCCCTCATTTCTTCAAAGTAACTCAATCAAcgagttttaaaatcctaatcattcattaaaaaaaaaaaaattcaaattttctcacatcatcaatatatattaaatagaaactaataTAACACTcattcatatttatttaaagGGAATTGTTTATTAAACACACGTTGTTACACACACCTTTTTTGAATTAAATCACAAGTTGAAGACACAATTTCAAGTGGAACCATATCTTCAACTTACGGTTTCAGTTCAAAAAAAGTGTGTAATAGGGTGTGTGTAACATcttttatcattatttaaatGTTGTTGACATGTGGCttacatgatggaattacttgttaccaaaatcaaaatatctATTGAAACAAAAAGTTTCACAACTTGTTATAATTGTTAAGATGTTATGTTTTAATTACTGTACAATGATCAATCACAATTCATCAGTTCAAGTTTTgaaacaaggtttttttttttttttttttttagctaactTACCTCCAACTATgagataaattttaatttcatcatTCAACTattaattatgtcaatttagttCTTTACTAGTTGTTGtatcaatttagtttttaactttcaaaatcaattcCATTTCATCGTTATAtctcaatttcatttaaattttaacagaATTAACATATGTAGTAGATGAAGCACACGTCAATATGGTTTCCCTTGATAGGGTAGCAAATGTTGGTTTATatttcagttatatatatttatgccTTTTCTATCTAAacggattaaaaaaaaaggttattgtttaaaaatttaaaaatcacgtcaattttttttatgaagagaaaattttatgaTGACATTAACAtgttttaaaattgttatttattttatttttagtggaacttgattttattttttatttttttatttttttgatgggttGATTTTAATAGTTAAAGAGACTATAAAGTGATAGATACCGAATCGAAGTGGAGGACTAAAAAGAGTCAAGACGAATATATTTTGATGGGTTGATTTTAGTTAGTACtattactaatatatatatatactgtaatttacattttttcttttctttaccaGAGAGGCAGAACCTAGTCCAATAAAACACCGACACGTAAGCAAACGCGGTTTGGATGATGTGTCAGCTCCAGAGTCAATGTCCTCTTACTCGGGTTTCAATCTTAACCATGAATAAAAAAGCACCatactctctctatctctctctcaaaaattgACAAATTCTTTCCTCGTGTTCGTAACAAACAAAAGACACTCCGTATAATCTCTCCGTATTTATACAAATAGGCTTGTTGAATCGGACGGCGGTAGTGGATTGATCAGATCAGATCTAATGGCGGAGGACAAGTACAATCTCAAGAACCCGGCGGTGAAGCGTATTCTACAGGAGGTCAAAGAGATGCAGTCTAATCCTTCCGATGATTTCATGAGTCTACCTCTCGAGGTATaaactttcacttttttttttttttttgaatttctaattcgattaatctaatttttttctgatatatatatatagctctAATGGATTCGAATCgttttgaatttattgttaGGTTTTCAGAGTAGTAGTGCTTTTTTAGATCTGTGCTTTAATTTCAATAGTAATATAGCTGAATTTAAATgattgaaattgttttttttttcctggtttttttaaatatctaatTATGAGCCGTAATGCGCTAATTGAgaatgtgatttttatttttttatttcttatattatgtttgagaatttgatttgatttatgagaaagatgaaaaataatggTTTGGTAAAGTATTAAATGCGTCCTAACAATACTGGTTAATGTAATCAGTTGGGtttaaggtttaatttgttCTACTTATGTTGTTTATGAGTAGAAATTTaaggttttgatttttattttcaggAGAATATATTTGAGTGGCAATTTGCAATTAGAGGACCTGGGGAAACTGAATTCGAGGGAGGAATCTATCATGGACGGATCCAGTTGCCATCTGAATATCCATTCAAGCCTCCTTCATTTATGTTGTTGACAGTAAGATTTCGGTCTCTCTGTCTGAGCTAATTCTGTCATGTTACTATCTTCTTGTTGATCACGCAGTTCATTCATTTAATCTCCATTGTTTTCAGCCGAATGGTCGTTTTGAAACCCAGACCAAGATTTGCTTAAGCATATCAAATCATCATCCCGAGCACTGGCAGCCGTCATGGAGTGGtaaatttcattcttttagAGGCGTGTTTGATGTTTGTGTTAAATTATGACCAGAAGTTTAGTACAAGATTGGGAAACACTGTAGTTGGTTACGTCTGCTGTATGTATATACACTTGTGTGTATGTTACAAACATGCTAAATATCTTTAGGAAATTTCttcttctaagttctaacctTTGTTTTTTGGAATATGTCCTAAGCTTGTGCTGTTGGCAGTATGGGGCAGAGTGGGGTAGGGAAGGTTGAGCAGGGCAGGGAATTTTAGCCATCCCTACCTTGTGGACCGTGATTGGCATGACATTGGAGCAGGGCAGGGAATTTTTAGGACAAATATATGTTTGTGTTGTTGCCTTGACACTTGTCTTGTTCTTCTTGTTTccaccttttaattttttttaataatttttgacaaattcataTGAGAAGACTAGGCTTTGGGGTGGACACGGTATTAGATGAACAACAGCTAAAATTTGATCAATACTTAGTGACTGTTTGCTTGATTGGAATTCATCTGGCAATTTATAAAATGTCAAACCCTtacattttcatcatttttgcaGCCTATCTTTACCTTAATGATTAATGATGACTGATGTTCTCatactcatcactcatcagtcAAAAATGACTAATAATGAGTATTTCATTACTTGAAAATTGAGCATTCTGGCTATCCTTTCTCACCTGGCTAATGCTGTTGCTGTTGGCAGTGCGGACTGCACTAGTTGCACTTATTGCATTCATGCCCACCAACCCAAATGGAGCACTGGGCTCACTGGACTACAAGAAGGAAGAGAGGCGAACTCTGGCCATCAAATCTCGTGAAGCACCCCCAAAATTTGGGACCACTGAACGTCAGAAGCTAATTGACGAGGTAAAGTGCAGCTTAAATTGTCTTCCCAGCTcaggatttatttatttatttatttattttgtatagaAGATATATATGGTCAAATCCTgttctaataatattttaaataccaCAGATTCATGAATGTATGCTAAGCAAGGCACCCCCTGTTCCTCAAGTCAACTCTTCACAGGCTCCCGAAGAACAACCTACAAACATAGATGGTGAAGCTCAGGTGAATTTGCAAAATGCTGGGGCCATACCCACTGGAGAGGTCCAAAATCCACCAGTAGCTGTAGGGGACAGGATTGTTGAAGAAGTGCATGAGGTCCCTGTAAATACTGATACCAGCCCTACTAATGTTAGGGCATCAAGGGAGGTTCCATCCAGTGGCCTGGCTGATCAGCTGCTGCAAAAGCCAGAAAACAGGGCTCATAAAGCAGCTGATGACCGCTTGTTTACATTGGCTGCTGTTGGACTTACCATTGCAATTGTTGTTCTTTTGctgaaaaagtttttgaaatctGGCGGACatggtgcactgttcatggacggCTCTTAGATATGTAGATGATGTAAGCTGGTGTTACAATTCAAGATAAATGCAGTATAGTTATTGGAATATATATCGCTATTTAAGGTTTTCATCTAAGTTGGAAGAgtttgtaatatatattatgatcTTCTTGACAATATTCCCAGTTACTGTAACTAATAAAATGGATATGCAACCCATTTGAAATTGCAAGCATGATCATCTTGTGGTGTCTGTGTTCTGAGCTATTTTATGCAGGCAAAAGCCAATAGACGATTATATGAATTTTCGACTCTGTTAGTTAAATTTATACCGCTGCTAAGTAGGAATATAATTGAATGACCTTTGCATTGTTTCTAAGTTCTGTGCTACTATATACGCCACATTGTGCCTGATTGTTGGAATATACAACATTAATTGGCTGTTAGGGCTATGTTTAGTTGGGATGATTATTGAAAGGATGggcaatttgggagagaaaattgGGGTGAAAATGGAAGTggggggtgtttggttgggagtggaaaatAGGGGAGAAATTTATTCCTTGTTTAATGTAATAAGGAcataagagtaaatttatattaatttcattttttatctcctcatttttttttatttttttcaatcaaacaaatgagttttccatttctttactttttcatcCTCTCAACCAAATACAATGAGAGAACTAATTATCTTTTATCCTTTCACTTTTCTATCTATTCCCTATTTTCTATTCTCCTATTTTTCTACCATTTcaaccaaatagacccttaaaGTCATATGTTGAATTTGTGTTTCCTAAAATGTTGTACAGCATGCTTGTAGAAGTTTGATTAACAATGAGGATTGTTGAACAATATGCTTGTAGAAGTCTGATTAATAGTGAGAATACAGTGATAATTGTTGAATAGTATGCTAGTAGAAATTTGATTAATAGTGAGAATATAGGAAAGATTGTTGTACAGTACGAGGTTTAATATTGCATAAGGTGTCTTCTCAgctc contains:
- the LOC115950504 gene encoding ubiquitin-conjugating enzyme E2 32, whose protein sequence is MAEDKYNLKNPAVKRILQEVKEMQSNPSDDFMSLPLEENIFEWQFAIRGPGETEFEGGIYHGRIQLPSEYPFKPPSFMLLTPNGRFETQTKICLSISNHHPEHWQPSWSVRTALVALIAFMPTNPNGALGSLDYKKEERRTLAIKSREAPPKFGTTERQKLIDEIHECMLSKAPPVPQVNSSQAPEEQPTNIDGEAQVNLQNAGAIPTGEVQNPPVAVGDRIVEEVHEVPVNTDTSPTNVRASREVPSSGLADQLLQKPENRAHKAADDRLFTLAAVGLTIAIVVLLLKKFLKSGGHGALFMDGS